The Pseudomonas bijieensis DNA window CAGCAAAACCTTCAAGAGCAACGGCAAAGACGTCAAGGCCGTGGACTCGGTGAACCTGATCGTCAACGAAGGCGAGATCTGCGTGTTCCTCGGGCCGTCGGGCTGTGGCAAAAGCACCACGCTGAAAATGATTAATCGCCTGATCCCGCCCACCTCAGGCAAGGTGTTGATCAATGGCGAGGACACCACCGGCCTGGACGAAGTGACCCTGCGTCGCAACATCGGCTACGTGATCCAGCAGATCGGCCTGTTCCCGAACATGACCATCGAGGAGAACATCACCGTGGTCCCGCGCCTGCTCGGCTGGGACAAGCAGAAATGCCACGACCGTGCCCGCGAATTGATGAGCATGATCAAGCTTGAACCCAAGCAGTACCTGCATCGCTACCCCCGTGAACTGTCGGGCGGCCAGCAGCAACGGATCGGCGTGATCCGCGCCCTGGCGGCCGATGCGCCACTGCTGCTGATGGACGAACCCTTCGGCGCGGTGGACCCGATCAACCGCGAGATGATCCAGAACGAGTTTTTCGAGATGCAACGGGCGCTGAACAAGACCGTGATCATGGTCAGCCACGACATCGACGAAGCCATCAAGCTGGGGGACAAGATCGCGATCTTCCGCGCCGGCAAGCTGGTCCAGTGCGATCACCCGGACACCCTGCTGGCGCATCCTGCCGATGAGTTCGTCAGCAACTTCGTCGGCCAGGACAGCACCCTCAAGCGCCTGTTGCTGGTCAAGGCCGAGGACGCGGCGGACAACGCTCCGTCGGTCAGCCCCGAGACGCCGGTGAATGAGGCCCTGGAGCTGATGGACGAACATGACCGCCGCTACGTGGTGGTCACCTGTGCCGAGAACAAGGCCCTGGGCTATGTCCGCCGTCGCGACCTGTACCGCCAGGCCGGCACGTGCGGCCAATACCTGCGCGAATTCAACGCCACCGCCGCCTACGACGAACACCTGCGGATCCTGTTGTCGCGCATGTACGAGTTCAACCGGTCGTGGCTGCCGGTGATGGACGCCGAGCGGGTGTTCCTCGGTGAAGTGACCCAGGAATCGATTGCCGAGTACCTGAGCTCCGGTAAATCCCGTGGGGGGCAAGACCAGCATTGTTTCGCCGGCCGAGACAGCGTTGGTCTGATCAGGCACCGCAGGCTTTGTGGCGAGGTTTTTGTGGCGAGGGAGCTTGCTCCCGCTGGGTCGCGAAGCGGCCCCCAAAAAAGCGATGAGCGCTTCGCACTCAAGCGGGAGCAAGCTCCCTCGCCACAAAGCCCCCCCCCATTGAATAGCCTCAATAAACCTATTGAGGGGAACATCAATCTGTCACGCCGGTCGGTTACATCATGAGCTGTCGCGGGCCGCACGACGGATGTGTGCAAAAACGCGACATTTTTAGTTGATCTCAGGCCCCCTCACGCCCTAAAGTTCGCGCCGAACGTCCATGCTGGAAACGATCCATCCGGCTCAAGTACTGACGACGAGACAGCAAGGCCAAGGGAATCATGCATCCCATGGCCTTTTTGCTTTCGGCGACATGCCTTGGGAAGTAGGCGAACCAAAGTGGGGATACGGAGGACGTTCACGAGGGCTGCTTGCCCTCACACCCATTGATCCTGATGTTTGCCAGTAGGAGTCCCAAGTATGTCGATCCAGGTCGAAGATTATTTCGCGCGCGAAACCTTCCAGAAAATGAAGGCGTTCGCCGACAAGCAGGAAACCCCGTTCGTGGTGATCGACACCGCGATGATCGCCCAGGCCTATGACGACCTGCGCGCCGGTTTCGAATTCGCCAAGGTTTACTACGCCGTCAAGGCCAACCCGGCGGTGGAAATCATCGACCTGCTCAAGGATAAAGGCTCGAACTTCGACATCGCCTCGATCTACGAGCTGGACAAGGTCATGAGCCGCGGCGTGGGCCCGGATCAGATCAGCTATGGCAACACCATCAAGAAATCCCGCGACATTCGCTACTTCTACGAGAAGGGCGTGCGCCTGTACGCCACCGACTCCGAAGCCGACCTGCGCAACATCGCCAAGGCTGCGCCGGGCTCGAAAGTCTATGTGCGCATTCTCACCGAAGGCTCGACCACCGCTGACTGGCCGTTGTCGCGCAAGTTCGGCTGCCAGACCGACATGGCCATGGACCTGCTGATCCTGGCTCGCGACCTGGGCCTGGTGCCGTATGGCATTTCGTTCCACGTTGGCTCGCAACAGCGCGACATCAGCGTCTGGGACGCAGCCATCGCCAAGGTCAAGGTGATCTTCGAGCGTTTGAAAGAAGAAGACGGCATCGTCCTGAAGCTGATCAACATGGGTGGCGGCTTCCCGGCCAACTACATCACCCGCACCAACAGCCTGGAAACCTACGCCGAGGAGATCATCCGCTTCCTCAAGGAAGACTTCGGCGACGACCTGCCGGAAATCATCCTGGAGCCGGGCCGTTCGTTGATCGCCAACGCCGGTATCCTGGTCAGCGAAGTGGTGCTGGTGGCGCGCAAGTCCCGTACCGCCGTCGAGCGTTGGGTATACACCGATGTGGGCAAGTTCTCCGGCCTGATCGAAACCATGGACGAAGCCATCAAGTTCCCGATCTGGACCGAGAAAAAAGGCGAGATGGAAGAAGTGGTCATCGCCGGCCCGACCTGCGACAGCGCCGACATCATGTACGAAAACTACAAGTACGGTTTGCCGCTGAACCTGGCCATCGGTGACCGCCTGTACTGGCTGTCGACCGGTGCCTACACCACCAGTTACAGCGCGGTGGAATTCAATGGCTTCCCGCCGCTGAAGTCGTTCTACGTATAACGCGCTGATCGCCGGCCCCGAAAGCCCGTGACTGTGTCACGGGCTTTTTTGTGGGAGCAAGACTTGCCCGCGATGGAAGCGGTTTTCCAGAAGTCGAGGCGCCTGTTTCGCGAGCAAGCTTTGCTCCCACAGTCCAGCGGGGCGATGCGACGTTTCGATAGATCTCCTCGCCACAAGGAGGTGTTCGATACATCATCCGATTAGACAATCGGCCACAAAAATAGCCCCGTTCATCCCCATAGAGCATGGCTTTTATGTGTGTTTATTAATGATTCTCGATAACATGCGCGCCGTGATGAACAGTAATGACTCAAAGGCGGGCGACGTGTTGAAGAAAACCCTGTTCCAGTTGCACTGGTTTTTCGGCATCAGTGCCGGGCTGGTCCTGGCGTTGATGGGCGTTACCGGGGCGGCGGTGTCGTTTCAGGATGAAATCCTGCGAGCCTTGAATCCGCAGGTACTGACGGTCGAGAAGCAACCGGCCGGCGTCCTGCCGCCCGCCGAACTGGTGGAACAGATCGAGGCCGTCACCGGCAAGACCGTCGCCATGCTCTGGGTCGAGACTGACAGCGGCAACGCCGCGCGGGTGATCTTCGCGGCACCGCCTGGGGAAAAGCGCGGGCCAATGCGCTATTTCAATCCGTACAACGCTCAGTTCATGGGTGATGTGGTGGGTCAGGATTTCTTCGGCCTGCTGCTCAGGCTGCACCGCGTCCTGACCCTGGATGACGTGGGCCGGCAAATCACCGGTGCCTGCACGTTGATCCTGGTGTTTTTCTGCCTGTCCGGGCTGTACTTGCGTTGGCCGCGCCAATGGAAAAGCTGGCGCGCCTGGCTGACCCTCGACTGGGGGAAAAAAGGTCGTAGCTTCAATTGGGATCTGCACTCGGTGGCAGGCACCTGGTGCCTGCTGTTCTACCTGCTGGCGGCACTGACCGGGCTGACCTGGTCCTACGAGTGGTACAACAAAGGCGTGACCCGCCTGCTCTCCGATTCCCCCAAAGAGGAGCGGGTGCGCAATCGCGGCCCGGCGCCAAGCGGCCCACTGCCCGTGGCCGATTACCGGGCGATGTGGAGCAGCATCTACAGCGCCGCCGGCCCGGGTTTGTCCGCCTATAACGTGCGCATGCCGCCCGTGGCCGGGCAGCCGGCCACCGTGTTCTACTTGCTGAAAAACTCGCCCCATGACCGAGCACTGAACCAGCTCACCCTCGACCCGACCACCGGCGTTGTCAGCCAACACAGCCGCTACAGCGACAAGAGCCTCAAGGCGCAATTGCTGACCAGTGTCTATGCCCTGCATGTCGGCAGTTACTTCGGCCTGGTCGGGCGGATCCTGGTGACCGTCGCCGCGCTGACCATGCCGCTGTTCTTCATCACCGGCTGGTTGTTGTACCTGGACCGTCGCCGCAAGAAACGCCAAGTCCGGCAAGCCCGCCAGGCACTCATCGCGCCCCCCGACCATGCACCGGCCTGGTTGATCGGCTTCGCCAGCCAAAGCGGTTTCGCCGAGCGCCTGGCCTGGCAGACCGCCGGCCAACTCCAGGCGGCCGGCCTGCCGGTGAAGGTCCAGCCGCTGGCTGATGTTCGTGAGCAGGACTTGAACGACACCACCCACGCGCTGTTTGTCGTCAGCACTTTTGGCGACGGCGAAGGGCCGGACAGTGCCCGCGGTTTCGAACGCAAGGTGCTGGGCCAGGCCTTGAGCCTGGAGCGCCTGCAATATTCGGTGCTGGGCCTGGGCGACCGGCAATATGAACACTTCTGTGGTTTCGCCCGACGCCTGCACGCCTGGCTGGCGGAACACGGCGGCAAGACCCTGTTCGCGCCGGTGGAAGTCGACAGCGGCGACCCTTACGCCCTGCGCCACTGGCAACAACAACTGGCCGAACTGACCGGCCAGGCGCCAGTGGACACCTGGCAGGCACCCAGCTTCGAAAACTGGACCCTCAGCCAACGCACCCTGCTCAACCCCGCCAGCAGCGGCTCGGGCGTGTACCTGCTGGGCCTCACCGCCCCCGGCCCGAGCAGTTGGCTGGCCGGTGACCTGGTGGAAATCCTGCCGCGCAATGACCTGTGGGCCATCGAGCATTTCCTCGACGGGCTCGGCCTCTCCGGCCACGCACGCGTGCAAGTCGATGGCCTGGCCCAGAGCCTCGTTCAGGCGCTGGCGACCCGCCAACTGCCGGAGAACCGCTCCCATCTGGTTGGCCTGCATGCCCAGGCACTGGTGGATGCGCTGGCGCCGCTGGCAATGCGCGAGTATTCCATCGCCTCGATCCCGGCCGACGGAGTGCTGGAGCTGATCGTACGCCAGGAGCGCCATGCCGACGGCAGCCTGGGCGTCGGTTCCGGCTGGCTGACCGAACACGCACCGCTGGGCAGCGCCATCAGCCTGCGGCTGCGTCGCAACAGTAGCTTCCATCTGCCGGCCCACGGCGTGCCGATGATCCTGCTGGGCAACGGCACCGGCCTGGCCGGCCTGCGCAGCCTGCTCAAGGCCCGCGTCGCCGAAGGCATGCAGCGCAACTGGTTGCTGTTCGGCGAACGCAACCGCGAACACGACTTCCACTGCCGCGACGAACTGCAGGAATGGGTGACTTCCGGCGACCTGGAACGCCTGGACCTGGCGTTCTCCCCGGGATCAGCAACAGAAAATCTACGTCCAGGATCGCCTGCTGGAATCGGCCGCACTGCTCAAGCAATGGCTGGCCGACGGTGCGGTGATCTATGTCTGCGGCAGCTTGCAGGGCATGGCGTCAGGGGTGGATCACGTGCTCAACATGGTGCTGGGGCGCGAGGAAGTGGAGCGGCTGATCGAGCAGGGGCGGTATCGGCGGGATGTCTACTGACCGCCCCTCATCCACAGCCACACACCATCCCCTGTGGGAGCGAGCCTGCTCGCGATAGCGGAGTATCAGACAGCCTATGTGTCGGCTGACAAACCGCATCGCGAGCAGGCTCGCTCCCACAGAAGATAACTACAGCCAATCATCAAACCGGCTGCAACTTCTTCTCGAACACCGCCACGCCTTCCAGATCCCGCAACACCACGCTCATCTCCCCCGCTCTGCCCGTCGATGTTCACTTCGCCAAAGAACTGATACCCGGCGAACGGCGAGGTGTTCTGGGCCGGTGGGGCTTTCTGGAACACCACCTCGGGGCCGAAGGTCTTGTCCAGGGCATTGGGCCCGAAGCTGCCAGCGTTCAATGGCCCGGCGACGAATTCCCAGAACGGTTCGAAATCCTGGAACGCGGCTTGTTCGGGGTGGTAGTGGTGAGCGGCGCAATAGTGGACATCGGCCGTGAGCCAGACGTAGTTGCGCACTTGATGCTTACGCAGGTAACCGAGCAATTCGGCGATTTCCAGCTCACGCCCCTGGGCCGCGCCCGGGTCACCGTTGGCGACCGCTTCCCAGCGTGGCACGCCGGGGCTGACCTCGCCATCCGGCACGCCCAGGCCGATGGGCATGTCGGCGGCGATGACTTTCCACTGGGCACGGGAGTGCTTCAATTCGCGCTTGAGCCAATTCAATTGCTCACGCCCCAGGAACGGTTTGGCCGCGCCGAGGTTGGCGTCATTGGCTCCGCGGTAACTGCGCATGTCCAGCACGAACACATCCAGCAGCGGCCCGTAACCGAGCTTGCGGTAGATGCGCCCACCGCCGTCGGCCTTCTGCCGGCGCATCGGTGCGTATTCCAGCCAGGCCTGTCGCGCCCGGCCGACGAGGCTGTGGATATCCTTGGTCTGGTAGCGCTCGTCCAGTTGCTTGCCCGGCGACCAGTTGTTGACCACTTCATGGTCGTCCCACTGCCAGATCTGTGGCACTTCGGCGTTGAAGCGGCGCACGTTTTCGTCCATCAGGTTGTAGCGATAGTTGCCGCGATATTCATCCAGGGTCTCGGCGACCTTGCTCTTGGCTGCGGTGGTGAGGTTGCGCCAGACGCGTCCACCCTCGGTGGTGATCTGCGCCGGCACCGGGCCGTCGGCATAAATGGTGTCGCCGCTGTGGATAAAAAAGTCCGGCAGGCGCAGGCGCATGGCTTCGTAGATGCGCATGCCGCCGATGTCCGGGTTGATCCCGAAACCCTGGCCGACGGTATCGCCGCTCCAGACAAAGCGGATGTTGCGCTTGAACTGCGGCACGCTGCGCAGGTGGCCTAGCCAGGGCTCACTGGCGACACCGCTCTGGGCGTCTTCGAAATGCACGCGGTAGAAAATCGCCTGGTCGGGCGGCAGGCCGGTGAGTTCGACCCGGGCGGTGAAATCGCTGCGCGAGTCGGCCAGTGGCGAGACGAAGCGGCGGGGATTGCTGAACTTGCTGCGGGTGTCCCACTCCACCACCATCCGCGCCGGGCGGTCGCTGCGGCTCCAGATCATCACCCGGTCGCCCTGCAAGTCGCCCGACTGCACCCCCCTCGGTGAGCACCGGCCGATCCTTGACCGAAGCCATCACCGCCGGCGCCAGCCCCGGCAACAACAATCCCGCCCCCACGGCTTGCATCACACGGCGACGGCCCAGGTCGAATTCGCTCATGGTGTTCTCCCTTGAAATGGGAAAACTTAAGCATGGCTCTGTGAAATGGCTGTGACAGGAATTTTATAACCACCCCAAAACCACTGTGGGAGCGAGCCTGCTCGCGATTGCAGAGTGTCAGGCAACCCATTTGTCGACTGACACACCGCTATCGCGAGCAGGCTCGCTCCCACAGGGAATTTCATTGCTCAAATAAAAGTGATCAAGCCTTCGCCGGCTCCAACGCCATCTCCACCACCTCAGGCCGCTTGAGCAGCGCATACGCCACTCCCGTCAGCAGGCTCCCCGCCACGATCGCCAGCAAATACAACAGCGCATGGTTGATGGCGTTGGGGATCAGCATCACGAACAGGCCGCCGTGGGGGGGCCATGAGCTTGCAACCGAAGTACATCGACAGCGCACCGGTCAGCGCGCCGCCGGCGATGCTGGCCGGGATCACCCGCAGCGGGTCCTTGGCGGCGAACGGAATCGCCCCTTCGGAGATGAAGCACAGCCCGAGCACCAGCGCCGCTTTACCGGCCTCGCGCTCTGTCTGGGCGAATTTACGCCGGGCGATGAAGGTGGCGATGCCCAGGCCAATCGGCGGCACCATGCCGGCGGCCATGGTCGCGGCCATCGGCGCATAACTCTGCGACGCCAGCAGCCCAACCGAAAACGCATAGGCGGCCTTGTTGATCGGCCCGCCGAGGTCGACGCACATCATCGCCCCCAACAGCACGCCCAGCAAAATCGCATTGGTGGTACCCATGCTGTCGAGGAAATGGGTCAGCCCTTCGAGCATGCCCGCCACCGGTTTGCCGACGATGTAGATCATCACCAGGCCGGTGATCAGGCTCGCCAATAGTGGGATGATCAGGATCGGCTTGAGCGCTTCCAGGCTCTGGGGCAGGCGCGCGTAGCGGTTGATCGCCTTCGCCACGTAACCGGCCAGGAAACCGGCGATGATCCCGCCAATGAAACCGGCGCCCAAGGTGCTCGCGAGCAGCCCGCCGATCATGCCCGGCGCCAGACCCGGGCGGTCGGCGATGGAATAGGCGATGTAGCCGGCCAACAATGGCACCATCAATTTGAACGCGGTGTCGCCGCCGATCTGCATCAGCGCGGCCGCCAGCGTGCCGGGCTCCTTGAAGGCGGTGATGCCGAACACGAACGACAAGGCGATCAACAGACCACCGGCCACCACCATCGGCAGCATGAACGACACCCCCGTCAGCAGGTGCTTGTAGACGCCGGTCTTCTCCGACTTGGCCGGGGCGCTGGCGCTGCTCGACGCACTTTCCTGGCGACCTTCGACCAACGCCTTGTTCAGCGTCGCTTCGGCCTGTTTCAAGGCAATGCCCGTGCTGCAGCGGTAGATTTTCTTGCCGGCAAAACGCTCGGTGGCGACTTCGATGTCGGTCGCCAGCAGCACCACGTCCGCCTCGGCGATGGCCTCGGGGCTCAGCGGGTTGCGTGCGCCCACCGAACCCTGGGTTTCCACTTGCAGGTCGTAGCCCAGCTTCTTCGCTGCCTGCTGCAATGCCTCGGCGGCCATGAAGGTATGGGCAACGCCTGTCGGGCAGGCGGTGATGGCGACCAGGCGTGGCGCGCGTTCGCTCGACACCGTTGGCACCTGCTCCACGACATCCGAGGCGAGAAAGACCTTGGCCTCTTCGGCGCCGCGCCGCAGCACCGAATCGACGTCTTGCAGGGCCTGGGCCGGCGTGCTGCGGAACAGACGCTTGCCGACGAAACGCGACATATCCACCGGGCCGCTGGCAACCAGCAAGACCCATTCGGCCGCTTCGAGAGTCGCGGCCGATAACTGGCGTTCCGGATGGGCGGCGTCATGGACTTCGACACTGGTGCTCCAACCCTGGCGCTGAGCCGCGGCGTCCAGCAGGCGGGCGCACAACACACTGGTGACCATGCCGTTGGGGCAGGCCGTCACAATGGCTAGTTTCATTCTTGCGAACCCTCTTATTGTTCTGTCAGGGGGCGCACGCGCACGCCCTGTTCAAGCGACGCCAGCAACGCGGTGTCGTGGATGCCAAAACCGATCTGCGTGACC harbors:
- a CDS encoding type III PLP-dependent enzyme, which translates into the protein MSIQVEDYFARETFQKMKAFADKQETPFVVIDTAMIAQAYDDLRAGFEFAKVYYAVKANPAVEIIDLLKDKGSNFDIASIYELDKVMSRGVGPDQISYGNTIKKSRDIRYFYEKGVRLYATDSEADLRNIAKAAPGSKVYVRILTEGSTTADWPLSRKFGCQTDMAMDLLILARDLGLVPYGISFHVGSQQRDISVWDAAIAKVKVIFERLKEEDGIVLKLINMGGGFPANYITRTNSLETYAEEIIRFLKEDFGDDLPEIILEPGRSLIANAGILVSEVVLVARKSRTAVERWVYTDVGKFSGLIETMDEAIKFPIWTEKKGEMEEVVIAGPTCDSADIMYENYKYGLPLNLAIGDRLYWLSTGAYTTSYSAVEFNGFPPLKSFYV